A genomic stretch from Candidatus Methylomirabilota bacterium includes:
- a CDS encoding ABC transporter permease, with translation MSRTLAIRLVSLAVVLTAWELYGRSVNPILFTYPIAIVQAFLELGQSGELVGYLSQSLQVLAIALLLSVGAGVPLGVLLARFGALELATDLYINALYATPMVALVPLIVLWFGFGIPAKVIIVFLFMIFPVLINTQQGVKNVDRALLEVARSFCSTERQLWGDVILPSALPFIAAGVRLAIGRGLVGMVVAEFYTSISGLGYMIVRYANAFETAKLFVPIVVLMVMGVLLVQGARAVELRIAPWQRHGGAGER, from the coding sequence GTGAGCCGCACCCTCGCGATCCGCCTCGTCTCGCTGGCGGTGGTCCTCACGGCCTGGGAGCTCTACGGCCGTTCGGTGAACCCTATCCTCTTCACCTATCCGATCGCGATCGTGCAGGCCTTCCTGGAGCTCGGCCAGAGCGGCGAGCTCGTCGGTTACCTGAGCCAGAGCCTCCAGGTGCTGGCGATCGCGCTGCTCCTCTCGGTCGGCGCCGGCGTGCCGCTCGGCGTGCTCCTGGCCCGCTTCGGCGCCCTGGAGCTCGCCACCGACCTCTACATCAACGCGCTCTATGCCACGCCGATGGTGGCGCTGGTGCCGCTCATCGTCCTCTGGTTCGGCTTCGGCATCCCCGCCAAGGTCATCATCGTCTTCCTCTTCATGATCTTCCCCGTGCTCATCAACACCCAGCAGGGCGTGAAGAACGTCGACCGCGCGCTGCTGGAGGTGGCGCGCTCCTTCTGCTCCACCGAGCGCCAGCTGTGGGGCGACGTGATCCTGCCCTCGGCCCTGCCCTTCATCGCCGCGGGCGTGCGCCTGGCCATCGGTCGCGGGCTGGTGGGGATGGTGGTCGCCGAGTTCTACACGTCCATCTCGGGGCTCGGGTACATGATCGTCCGCTACGCCAACGCCTTCGAGACCGCCAAGCTCTTCGTGCCCATCGTGGTGCTCATGGTCATGGGCGTCCTGCTCGTCCAGGGCGCCCGGGCGGTCGAGCTGCGCATCGCGCCCTGGCAGCGCCACGGGGGCGCGGGCGAGCGCTGA